A genomic segment from Malus domestica chromosome 05, GDT2T_hap1 encodes:
- the LOC108172560 gene encoding uncharacterized mitochondrial protein AtMg00810-like gives MARLRGTRPGNSPRQMSSLVKQLDTLFSMKDLGPLNYLLGVEVKYFGDKMHLNQAKCALDLLKRTKNLDAKPISTLVLCSQRLSAYDGEPYDNPEMYRSVVGALQYLTITRPDIFYAINQVSAFISGLISCLGVLRNKRRSASRVQLSTDSLLA, from the exons ATGGCTCGGTTGAGAGGCACAAGGCCAG GAAATAGCCCTCGCCAAATGTCTAGCTTGGTCAAGCAATTAGATACTTTGTTCTCAATGAAAGACTTGGGTCCTCTTAATTACTTGTTGGGTGTTGAAGTTAAATATTTTGGTGATAAAATGCATTTGAATCAGGCAAAGTGTGCTTTGGATTTGCTTAAACGTACAAAAAATTTGGATGCAAAACCGATTTCTACTCTAGTTCTTTGCAGTCAAAGGCTTAGTGCTTATGATGGTGAGCCATATGACAATCCAGAGATGTACCGAAGTGTCGTGGGTGCACTTCAATATTTGACGATCACGAGACCAGACATCTTCTATGCAATCAACCAG GTTTCTGCATTTATTTCGGGTCTAATCTCGTGTCTTGGAGTTCTAAGAAACAAAAGACGGTCAGCAAGTCGAGTTCAGCTGAGTACAGACAGCTTGCTTGCATAG